The following nucleotide sequence is from Flavobacterium sp. N1736.
CAGTAATCAGAATAGTCAATTCCCGGCTTTTCAAAAAAGGTAATTCCGTATTGGAATCATGCCTGAAAATAATATTTACTAATTATTTAATTTATTTTTTTATGAAAAAGCTATTATTTGCTATTGGCTCTATTGCTGCGATGGTCATCATTTCTTCTTGCTCTACTGACAATTTAGACGAGGGAAAAACAGAAAATTTAATAAACAAAGACCAGATTTTGCCACCGGTAATTATTGACTCTATACATAATACAACTCCTCAAAATCTGCTTGAAATATCTGATAAAGATAAAAATCAAGGATAATTTTTTTATAATAACCAGATAATTAGGAAAATTATCTGGTTATTAATAGCTATTTTTGGATAAATTTTTTTCCAAAAAACATTGAACATAAAATCTAAAATAATCTTATTGGTTTTTTTTTTAATACTAGCATGCCACAAAAAAAATTATTCCAATAAATTTAAGAAAGCCGTAATTGAGGCTTTAAAAGATACCGATTCAGAAACATTAAAAAATGATCGTAAAGAAGAAATAGTCGATACTATTTTTAATTACGTATCAAAATATGAAAATGATTCTGTTACAAGAAATCTATACTTTAAAATTGCCAGTAAATATTACAATATTGGTCAATATGAAAAATTTTTAACTACGGTTAAAAAAGTTCACAATCTGGGATTAAAGCAGGATGACACAACTCATATCGCAAAAGCATTGTATTTTTTTGGTGATTATTACGAACAAAAATCGCAATTAGACAGCGCGTTTAGTTATTATTCTCAGTCTGAAAGACTCTACAAAATAAAAAACGACACTTTAAATTCTGGAAGAACAAAATTATATAAAGCAGGAATTTTGTTTGATGCCGGAATTTTTTCTGAAAGTGAAATTGAGGCCGTTAGCGCTTTACGATTACTTTCGAAAACGAATAATACGCGATTAATCTACGAATCGTATGTTTTATTGGCTATTTCATTAAATGAAGTGAATGATTGTTCCAACTCTTTAAAATATTTCAATCTCGCCTTAAAGCAATTAAACCAGCTTGAAAAAGAAAATTATCCAAAGGAAAAAATTATTAAATCAAGAATTTCCTGCTGCAATAATATGGGCAGAATTTATGAAAAACTAAATAATCATAAAAAGGCAATTCAATTATATAAAACTGCTTTACAGATCAAGGATATCAAACAAAATTATCCAAAATCGTATGCCATGCTGCTGGATAATCTTGGAAATTCTCAAATGAAGATTGGAAATTATACAAACGTATACAAGCTTTTAAGTGAATCCTTAAAGGTAAGCGATAGTCTTGATATAAAGCCGATTATAATATCTAATAAAATTAATATCGGGCAATATTTTCTATTTAAAAAAGATACGGTAAAAGCATTAGAATATATAAAAGAAGGATTTGAAATTTCGCAAAAAATAAAATCGAACGAATTAACGATTCAGTCTTTAAAATTGTTGATGGAGAATGATTTAGAAAACAAAACTTATTATACCAATCAATATTTAAAAATTGACGACAGCCTGCAAAAAGTAGAAAGAATAACGAGAAATCAATTTGCACGAATTGCTTTTGAAACCGATCAGGTTGAAGAAAAAAATGAAATTTTATCAAAAAGAAACAGCTCTATTATTATCGGGTTTGGAATCGTAATTCTTTTTTCATTAATATTCTTTATCATCTATCGATTAAAATCAAAAAATAAAGAACTGTTTTATATCAAGGAACAACAGGAAGCCAACGAAAAAATTTACCAATTAATGTTACAGCAGCAATCTGAAACTGAATTGGCACGAAATGAAGAAAGAAATCGTATTGCAATGGAATTGCACGATGGCATTGTGAACAGCGTTTTTACCACCCGATTTAATCTTATTCAATTGGATTCTGTTCAAACAGATAAAAAAGAACAATTGGTGAAGGAACTTGAAAAAACAGAAAATGAAATCAGACGGGTTTCGCACAATTTAACGCAAAACCTGCTTTTTGAAGATATGAGTTTTCCTGAAATAGTGACACATCTCGTTGAATCTCAAAAGAATCAATTTGATACAAAATTTGATATATCAGTAGATAAATATATCGATTGGTTTTCGGTTTCAAGCATCAATAAAATACACATTTACCGCATTATTCAGGAGGCTTTACAAAATATCAACAAATATTCGAATGCCGAAAGATGTTATATTATGCTATTAAAAACGGGAGATAAAATCACGA
It contains:
- a CDS encoding sensor histidine kinase, with the protein product MVFFLILACHKKNYSNKFKKAVIEALKDTDSETLKNDRKEEIVDTIFNYVSKYENDSVTRNLYFKIASKYYNIGQYEKFLTTVKKVHNLGLKQDDTTHIAKALYFFGDYYEQKSQLDSAFSYYSQSERLYKIKNDTLNSGRTKLYKAGILFDAGIFSESEIEAVSALRLLSKTNNTRLIYESYVLLAISLNEVNDCSNSLKYFNLALKQLNQLEKENYPKEKIIKSRISCCNNMGRIYEKLNNHKKAIQLYKTALQIKDIKQNYPKSYAMLLDNLGNSQMKIGNYTNVYKLLSESLKVSDSLDIKPIIISNKINIGQYFLFKKDTVKALEYIKEGFEISQKIKSNELTIQSLKLLMENDLENKTYYTNQYLKIDDSLQKVERITRNQFARIAFETDQVEEKNEILSKRNSSIIIGFGIVILFSLIFFIIYRLKSKNKELFYIKEQQEANEKIYQLMLQQQSETELARNEERNRIAMELHDGIVNSVFTTRFNLIQLDSVQTDKKEQLVKELEKTENEIRRVSHNLTQNLLFEDMSFPEIVTHLVESQKNQFDTKFDISVDKYIDWFSVSSINKIHIYRIIQEALQNINKYSNAERCYIMLLKTGDKITIRIWDNGNGFNPEKVKHGIGLKNIEERTNALNGELKITSDLGNGTTIEVIF